The Deltaproteobacteria bacterium genome includes a region encoding these proteins:
- a CDS encoding prepilin-type N-terminal cleavage/methylation domain-containing protein: MSATLACEDAMREKGFTLVELLIATVILSVGLLAVGAMQIGYLKENDSGRDITATSTTAEERVEELIQINWADLPAVNGTQVFESTEDNIPYTLTVLVFEDLHAPNTRTVRVMVDYNSTAAGTMVTQEGGNIRWGKRVQYERVIPRIM, from the coding sequence ATTTCCGCAACATTGGCCTGTGAGGACGCCATGAGAGAGAAAGGCTTCACTCTGGTCGAACTGCTCATTGCAACGGTCATTTTGAGCGTCGGGCTCTTGGCGGTTGGGGCCATGCAGATTGGCTATTTGAAAGAGAACGACAGCGGCCGGGACATCACGGCCACGTCCACCACAGCCGAAGAGCGGGTCGAGGAACTGATCCAAATAAACTGGGCTGATTTGCCGGCCGTGAATGGGACCCAAGTTTTTGAGAGCACCGAAGACAACATCCCGTACACATTGACGGTCCTCGTGTTTGAAGATCTTCATGCCCCGAATACCAGGACGGTCCGGGTCATGGTGGATTACAACAGCACCGCCGCAGGAACGATGGTTACCCAGGAAGGTGGAAACATTCGTTGGGGCAAGCGGGTCCAGTACGAGCGGGTGATTCCGAGGATCATGTAA